In the Helianthus annuus cultivar XRQ/B chromosome 11, HanXRQr2.0-SUNRISE, whole genome shotgun sequence genome, one interval contains:
- the LOC110890529 gene encoding CAAX prenyl protease 2: protein MELYSGAGGVPASLAIVACIGMTILYVAILYSPTLILRLPPPSSFKTFMIRRFICAGISTVVSLVVCAFILPIKRWNMSYLLSAYGIRLHHTWEAVVFPLGLTSLMYIGSFILKIWSSWAEHGDHQIDISFQNLINWMVSGVYDISVWRMYIVAPLTEELVFRACMISLLLCGGFKAYTVILLSPVLFSLAHLNHLLEYHMQQNTSLLKASMVVGFQLGYTVIFGSYASFLFVRTGHIAAPLVSHIFCNIMGLPAFFSRRTWLVSVGFVAGAISFVYLLFPLTSPSLYNDNCECWHTYCYWT from the exons ATGGAGTTATACTCCGGCGCCGGTGGTGTTCCGGCATCGCTAGCAATCGTAGCCTGTATCGGCATGACTATCTTGTACGTCGCAATCCTCTACTCTCCCACATTAATCCTCCGTCTCCCGCCCCCTTCATCCTTCAAAACCTTCATGATCCGACGGTTCATTTGCGCCGGTATCTCCACCGTCGTTTCACTTGTTGTCTGCGCCTTTATTCTTCCT ATAAAGAGGTGGAACATGTCCTACTTGCTTAGTGCTTATGGTATCCGTCTACACCACACG TGGGAAGCTGTGGTTTTTCCTCTTGGCCTGACTTCTTTAATGTATATCGGCTCGTTTATCCTCAAAATTTGGAGCTCGTGGGCCGAACATGGGGACCATCAGATAGATATATCATTTCAAAACCTTATTAACTGGATGGTTTCAGGTGTTTACGATATTTCAGTTTGGAGAATGTATATTGTG GCTCCCCTTACGGAAGAGTTAGTTTTCAGAGCTTGTATGATATCTTTACTTCTATGTGGAGGATTTAAAGCATATACAGTAATACTTCTCTCTCCTGTTCTTTTTAGCCTAG CTCACTTGAACCATTTATTGGAGTACCACATGCAACAAAATACCAGCTTGCTGAAAGCTTCCATGGTTGTAG GTTTTCAGCTTGGGTACACAGTGATATTTGGGTCATATGCATCATTTCTCTTTGTTCGAACTG GACATATAGCAGCGCCGCTCGTGTCACATATTTTCTGCAACATCATGGGGCTTCCTGCCTTCTTTTCACGACGAACAT GGTTGGTGAGCGTGGGATTTGTAGCAGGGGCGATAAGCTTTGTATATCTTTTGTTTCCACTTACTTCTCCTTCGTTGTACAATGACAATTGCGAATGCTGGCACACTTACTGTTATTGGACTTAA
- the LOC110888431 gene encoding replication protein A 70 kDa DNA-binding subunit A-like, whose protein sequence is MSISVDSNNLSFVNDLNPAKDMWNMKARIIRKWNQGYKMEIIFIDEKGAKIQGGIKSHLIPVFDGQLQENAVVILSKFGVGENKDLYKVVVQPYKINFYRCTTVTRVRDWQGVEYGFNFKAYEDILQGEALNALSVDVAGFVISCGDLEIFDRPPKETKKMNFDIEDLDGKVLRCTVWNGYALQIKDFISKIPPHEHVMVVIQHGKCKEWKGEYTVQSDKFATRIFLNQEIDEVDELRRRHILKFGQGSSSTSQTILSSQSIFPLHKEFVTEGVKKHVDEISEIEEEMSCVVVATIKIVQEEYGWFYAACRKCFKKVMGKSEYLQNVENVSDDILRLPATSLVCIRCHTECTSITTKFKVQVRVQDESGSVSFVMFDRDVQKLLGLAASDIRERQVKANDTGFPHEIFRLVDKKAAFKIDVSEFNLKNDYRVYTVQKTTEDPVIIAELVGRDGNGDENTDEVTQEVVDVKDVNLSDSSQVSAERTSRDDVSVTADSSVVEVEKDSGSSPNGKRMAQDANVANVGELSTNVRRTRKKLTKVNN, encoded by the exons ATGTCAATATCAGTTGACAGTAATAATCTTAGTTTTGTTAACGATTTGAATCCTGCTAAGGATATGTGGAACATGAAGGCGAGAATTATACGAAAATGGAATCAGGGTTACAAAATGgagatcatcttcattgatgaaaaG GGTGCTAAGATTCAAGGAGGTATTAAGAGTCACCTGATACCTGTTTTTGATGGACAGCTGCAAGAAAATGCTGTTGTGATTCTTTCGAAGTTTGGTGTTGGTGAgaataaagatttatataaaGTAGTAGTGCAGCCttataaaatcaacttttatAGATGCACAACTGTTACTCGTGTGAGAGATTGGCAAGGTGTTGAGTATGGTTTCAATTTCAAAGCTTATGAAGATATTCTTCAAGGAGAGGCGTTAAACGCTTTGAGTGTTG ATGTTGCTGGATTTGTGATTTCTTGTGGAGATCTTGAAATCTTTGATCGACCTCCAAAGGAGACTAAGAAGATGAATTTCGATATTGAAGATTTGGA TGGTAAGGTTTTACGGTGTACTGTGTGGAATGGTTATGCTCTGCAGATTAAGGACTTTATTTCTAAAATCCCACCTCATGAGCATGTGATGGTTGTTATACAGCATGGAAAGTGTAAGGAATGGAAAG GTGAATATACTGTTCAAAGTGACAAGTTTGCAACACGAATTTTTCTGAATCAAGAAATTGATGAAGTTGATGAGCTAAGGAGGAG GCATATATTGAAGTTTGGACAAGGGAGTAGTTCTACTTCTCAGACGATACTATCGTCTCAGAGTATTTTTCCATTACATAAAGAATTTGTAACTGAAGGTgtgaagaaacatgttgatgagatTAGCGAGATAGAAGAG GAAATGTCTTGTGTTGTGGTTGCGACAATTAAGATTGTGCAAGAAGAGTATGGTTGGTTTTATGCTGCCTGTCGTAAGTGTTTTAAGAAGGTGATGGGTAAAAGTGAATACTTGCAGAATGTTGAGAATGTTTCAGATGATATTCTTCGATTGCCTGCGACTTCTTTGGTTTGTATCAGATGTCATACTGAATGTACATCGATCACCACAAA GTTCAAGGTGCAAGTGCGGGTGCAGGATGAGAGTGGTAGTGTTTCTTTTGTTATGTTTGATAGAGATGTTCAGAAGCTTCTTGGATTAGCGGCGAGTGACATAAGAGAGAGGCAGGTTAAGGCCAATGATACTGGATTCCCTCATGAGATATTTCGATTGGTTGATAAGAAGGCTGCTTTTAAGATTGATGTTTCAGAGTTCAATCTTAAAAATGACTATCGTGTTTATACTGTGCAAAAAACAACTGAGGATCCAGTAATAATTGCTGAGTTGGTTGGTAGAGATGGTAATGGTGATGAAAATACTGATGAG GTTACTCAAGAGGTAGTTGACGTTAAAGACGTTAACCTTTCAGACTCTTCTCAGGTGTCTGCTGAACGAACTTCAAGG GATGATGTCTCTGTTACGGCCGACTCTTCAgtcgttgaagttgaaaaggattCTGGATCAAGTCCCAATGGAAAGCGGATGGCTCAAGATGCTAATGTTGCCAACGTTGGTGAGCTATCCACTAATGTGAGAAGAACCCGGAAGAAGCTGACTAAGGTTAACAATTAG